TTCAACTGGATGTATCTACAAAAATTATTAGAGGCACAAAAGTTATAAATCGTCTCAGAGAACAATGTTGGATTCCATTCAAATACAAGCGCATCAAAAACTTTTGTTACTGGTGTGGAATGTTAGATCATTTGGTTGCGGAATGCGAAGAGAAACCAAAGGAGACGGAAGTATCAGATTGGCCGTATGGACTAGCTCTACGTGCTACACCTCGAAAACGAACCATGATGGGAACAGGACATATGGAAACACTATGAATAAGGGAACTGAGAGGCAAGATACATCGGGTTCTCCTAATAGTAATGATACTATACAATCTGCCAGAAGGGGCCTGAATCTCGATGTGGACATAAAGGAACGAACCCACAAGGTTCAGCAAGTGATATCTAATGGTGAGCATGGAGGAACAGAGGAGACTAGAAAACAGCGTGGGTGGATGGAACCCGAAAACAACTAGATGGTCTTGTTGAGGTGCAAATTCAATAGGTCTAGTCAGGAACAAAAACTAGTCTCAAGCTTTTTCAGGAAAAAATAAGTGTTCCACTCAATCAGACATTAGGAAGAAGAATGTCTTCTCAGGCTGCCTAAGCATATTCAATagtagtagttttttttttttgaatgagaAGATAGGCCAACGCCCAAAAAGCTAAGACGATCTACACATATAGGGGATCGAGACCCCGATAATATCATCTATCATGAAACTAACAATCGCTCTAGGAGCATGATCAAGAACGACAAGGCTAATGTTCTGCGAGAAGCCATGATTGACATCCAATCCGCACAACGATTTCCTGCACGATAAGTGTGACGAATGCAAATCTACCAATCTCTGTTTAAATAACTCCGGATAGTATTGAGCTGCATGGTATAAGCGTTCACCCTTGTATCGTCTTGGTTAAGAGCATCAACAACCAAGTTGCTATCCATTTCAAGAATAATATTCCTATAGCCACGATTCCAAGCGATCTCCAAACCGTCGATAGCCCCCCATAATTCAGCTTGGAGAACCAAGCAACACCCGATACATCTACTATACCCAAAAATCCAGTCGCCATTGTTGTTTCTAGCCAGGTCACCAGATGAAGCTCGGCTGGAGGGAGAGTGCACTCCATCAGTGTTGAGCTTCAAGCAGCTTGGAGGAGGAGGACGCCAGCTGATCAGATGCTCTTTCTTCGTAGTGCTGGACAGGTGAGTAGTAGTTTTTATTTGACAAATGGATAAAAAGTGATCAATTTAAGGTACTCATTAATAGAAAAAGCTTAGTATTAACTCTCATATTTTAAATTCAGGTGGTAAAATGACAATTTCAATCATTTTCAAAGACACCAAATGATCTGAAAAGAAATTATAGTTAAGTTCAAATGTACAGAACCCAATTTTACTTGTAACTTCAAATATTTTACAGAACATGAAGTACATTTCTGATATAAGAGCTGACATAGGCTACTAACACAAGCTATCTCCAAACTAGCAGCCAAAAAGAAAAGACTAATGATGATGGTGAGAACGATATTTATTCGCACGACATCTATCATACTCGGAATCATCAGAGGAATGATGGTAAGATTTTTTCTGTTTCTTTTCATATTTGTGATGCTTATCAGGGGATGATTGTTCATATGAACATACACGTTTCTTTCTCTGGTTTTTGCTTCTACGACGCTCATCAGAATCAGAGTCTTCGAAAGAATGAAAATGCTTTTGTCTGCTATTGTTGATCTTACTCCGCTTGTCATATCCAGAATCTCCCGATGAATGTGGATACTTTCGCTTTCTCCTTTTACTCCTATTGTTATGACTGCTGCAGCCTATATCATCAGATGAATATGAATCCTTGTGCCTGCTCTTCTTGGAATGCCTATCAAACTTCAAATCATCAGATGAACTTGATTCGGAATGTTTAGGCTTCTTCTTTGTATTTGCTTTCTTTAATCTCCTTTCCTCGTAATCTGAGGAAGAAGATAACCCATCTTCTTCAGGAGCTCTAACTTCTCTACTAGGTGATGGATGTCTCTTGTGCTTCTGCTTCTGCTTCTTTGATTTCTTTGTGGATTCCATGAGGGGAAAGGTGGTCAGCAACTCGGGGATATTACCGCTGAGAAATCCTACAAATGCAAgtagtaatcaaatttaaaaaaattgtcatttacTTACTAATTTTATAAGAGCACAAACACATTTGCTGTGTTGTCCTTATAAATCtacttattaatttatataggAAGGAATAATATATGTATACTAATAATCATTTACTTATTAACataacattataaatatatataatttctctatttttctttccccgtttattattataaatagattaataatttattgaGTTACATTACTTGCTACGTATTCATGTAATTGTATATAAAGAGTATACCTCCATATTCGTCAAATATGTCCTCAGCAACAATTTGCTGATTGGGGTTATCTGGATCAAAACCCCCACGGGGAGGACTCATTCCTGGTTTTTGCTTCAACTCCCACTTGAGTGGCTGTGGAATTTTAAAGAATCAAGAGAAATTAGAATTACACATTGCTAAGTTAGACATGGCAGGAAAAGACTATTCAGTGTTCACTGAATCAGCTataactgttgctaggttaaaTATGTATCAGTTATTCAACTATAGGAAGGATGCATTTATTTGCTTTGAATAATGCATGAACAACAATTGTTTAGTTTAGGCATGCACAATGTGAGCAACTAGAAAGAAAATCTTGATGTGGCTAAAGATGCCACTCCAAAACCGAGACATAACTGCCCCATCATTCACAGCAACCACAAACATTTACCAACCTCGCTAGGATCCATTTGAGCGACAATGGCAGTCAAGGGATCATCTCTTTTTAATCGACTCTCTTCATTAGGCATTATAGCATCTTTCAGCGGACATTCACGATCACCACTTTGATGACCATAATTGCTACATCTTATGCACTTCACATTGCGTATTTCTATACCAAATGGCTTCGCCCTAGCAGCAACACCTGTCTCCAGGCTGTAAAAATGTCAGCATTAGTAAAATGTGTGAAAGGGCTCACGACATCATTAGAGACAATGAAAAATGCAAAATTTATGATGAATTTATTAACAGGACTAACTCAAGAAGAATTCAAAAACACTGCTTTTGGACAATTCAAAATGAGTAAAAATCAGAAATTTGAGAAAGGTTCAAGACATAAATTTAATACTCTCAGATCCTACTACTTTATCAGGGAAAGCATATGCTCAGTTTCGTATTATTTCATTGAAATcccaatatttttataaatacattaGCTTCAAagaatttaaacgaaacgtaaATTGTTTGAGCGATTAAATATTCTCAGCTCAAAGCTGAAGCAGCTGATTCTGTGTTCAGTCCACTTCTACACTAGTATTATGATATTATCCACTTCTACACTAGTATTATGATATAAAGCTGCCACCCTGCCGCCACCTCTCCATGGCTATATACACCTACAGCACCGCCACTATAGGT
This window of the Mercurialis annua linkage group LG5, ddMerAnnu1.2, whole genome shotgun sequence genome carries:
- the LOC126683028 gene encoding uncharacterized zinc finger CCHC domain-containing protein At4g19190 produces the protein MEGEGGGRGLRMSKRFNNGEVDYKTKSGTAWSHSYLNQKPWHPLSYPNQRRKWIAEQSDAHKQKRAEEVSREYAQEQEFFRQTALISKKEKEKIEMMKAVSFMYVRPPGYNPESAKAAEIADETKQQDHPEPSSSQPAMLPESISGRDTLGEEKKKPRPKDVFGRSIPTAEEFEVLKNAPRLETGVAARAKPFGIEIRNVKCIRCSNYGHQSGDRECPLKDAIMPNEESRLKRDDPLTAIVAQMDPSEPLKWELKQKPGMSPPRGGFDPDNPNQQIVAEDIFDEYGGFLSGNIPELLTTFPLMESTKKSKKQKQKHKRHPSPSREVRAPEEDGLSSSSDYEERRLKKANTKKKPKHSESSSSDDLKFDRHSKKSRHKDSYSSDDIGCSSHNNRSKRRKRKYPHSSGDSGYDKRSKINNSRQKHFHSFEDSDSDERRRSKNQRKKRVCSYEQSSPDKHHKYEKKQKKSYHHSSDDSEYDRCRANKYRSHHHH